One genomic region from Vanacampus margaritifer isolate UIUO_Vmar chromosome 2, RoL_Vmar_1.0, whole genome shotgun sequence encodes:
- the mcoln1b gene encoding mucolipin-1b — protein sequence MASPRCTQELSKENDRLLSSMGLSYGSQDLLGDGSTSSDLHQRQEEEEEEALRRKLKYFFMSPCDKYHAKGRKPFKLGLQLLKIIIVTVQLVLFGLSNQMVVTFKEENTAAFKHLFLKDYQDDTPQAVHMQKELHSRINFAIEQYLALPQISLGQYAYVQGVGVNGSALSLCQRYYRKGTIVPVNDTFDIDPHVITDCIGLNPPTFASAPRNNDYKNFTLNFYKLINVTVDFQLKAINIQTIINNEIPNCYTFAITILMDNRAHSGKIKISLQNQASIKECKDPNVSGHAENYAREFFDVLVALVCLLSLLLCGRSILRGVLLQHEYAQFFQTRLDRGVSWGDRMEFINGWYILLIVSDMFTIIGSFIKIGIESKNLSSYDSCAILLGTSTLLVWVGVIRYLSFFQKYNILIVTLRAAFPNVIRFCCCAAAIYLGYCFCGWIVLGPYHTKFRSLPMVSECLFSLINGDDMFVTFAEMEQTGTLVWIFSQVYLYTFISIFIYMVLSLFIALITGAYDSIMAQTQEQVRATDLHAFIAECTDTPSSGKFRGPEGSSCSFLCCCDW from the exons ATGGCATCACCGAGGTGCACTCAGGAGCTTTCCAAAG AGAACGACAGGCTACTCTCTTCCATGGGACTCAGCTATGGCTCTCAAGACCTTCTTGGGGATGGATCAACGAGCTCTGATCTCCACCAGCgacaggaggaagaggaggaagaggcccTGAGGAGGAAGCTAAAATATTTCTTCATGAGCCCTTGTGACAAGTATCATGCCAAGGGACGTAAACCCTTCAAGTTAGGCCTGCAGCTGCTCAAAATCATCATTGTTACAGTGCAG TTGGTGCTGTTTGGGCTGAGCAACCAGATGGTTGTGACATTTAAAGAGGAAAACACGGCAGCATTCAAACATCTCTTCCTAAAGGATTACCAGGACGACACTCCTCAGGCTGTTCACATGCAGAAAGAACTGCACAGCCGCATCAACTTCGCCATTGAGCAG TATCTAGCTCTGCCTCAGATCTCACTGGGACAGTATGCCTATGTGCAAGGTGTCGGCGTCAATGGAAGCGCACTGTCACTCTGCCAAAGGTACTATAGGAAGGGCACCATCGTCCCTGTCAATGACACTTTTGACATCGATCCTCATGTTATCACTG ACTGCATCGGACTCAATCCACCGACTTTTGCTTCTGCTCCTAGAAACAATGACTACAAAAACTTCACCCTCAATTTTTACAA GCTGATCAATGTAACGGTTGACTTCCAGCTGAAGGCTATCAACATTCAGACTATCATAAACAATGAGATACCAAACTGCTACACCTTTGCTATCACG ATCCTTATGGATAACAGAGCTCACAGTGGCAAAATTAAGATCAGTTTACAGAACCAGGCCTCCATAAAGGAATGTAAGGACCCCAATGTTTCTGGACACG CGGAGAACTACGCCCGAGAGTTCTTTGACGTGTTGGTTGCCCTCGTTTGTCTGCTTTCCCTGCTCCTGTGTGGGCGCTCCATCCTCAGAGGTGTCCTTCTGCAACAC gaATACGCGCAGTTTTTCCAGACCAGACTTGACCGTGGTGTAAGCTGGGGAGACAGAATGGAGTTCATCAATGGCTGGTATATTCTGCTCATTGTTAGCGACATGTTTACCATCATCGGCAGCTTCATCAAGATTGGAATTGAATCCAAG AATTTATCATCATATGATTCGTGCGCAATCCTGCTGGGAACGTCCACACTGTTGGTGTGGGTGGGAGTCATTCGCTATCTCAGTTTTTTTCAGAAATACAAC ATCTTGATTGTGACACTCAGAGCTGCCTTCCCTAATGTCATCCGCTTCTGCTGCTGCGCGGCTGCCATATATTTGGGATACTGCTTCTGCGGATGGATTGTCCTGGGGCCGTATCATACCAAG TTTCGCTCCCTACCCATGGTATCAGAGTGCCTCTTTTCTCTGATCAACGGAGATGACATGTTTGTGACGTTTGCTGAGATGGAGCAGACCGGCACGCTGGTGTGGATCTTCAGCCAGGTCTACCTTTATACATTCATCTCCATCTTCATCTATATGGTGCTGTCACTCTTCATCGCACTCATCACCGGAGCCTACGACAGCATTATG GCCCAAACACAGGAGCAGGTACGCGCCACTGATCTTCACGCATTCATCGCTGAGTGCACAGACACACCCAGCTCTGGCAAATTCCGCGGTCCAGAGGGTTCGTCATGCTCCTTTCTCTGCTGCTGTGATTggtga